From the endosymbiont of Bathymodiolus septemdierum str. Myojin knoll genome, one window contains:
- a CDS encoding DNA cytosine methyltransferase → MAKIKDISKIDYSSKKEYGSFYPVLEHQETLDGVEDAFQVGLLDHFETEEHDYNKPDFTFIDLFAGIGGFHLAASSLGGKCVFASEFDENARKTYEANFLRHNKDLFYSGNFAGDITKIDEKDIPNFDFLFAGFPCQPFSKGGHRKGFEDTRGTLFFDVARIIKHHNPSYILLENVQNLVTHDNGKTFETICNTLDELGYAINTSPLILSPDDFGIPAIRKRIFIPAIKKALIKKDKFSLNLSTSLSLANEKGAYAIVDKKPVNKEFYISDYETKVLEAWNEFYLGIDIKVIGYPIWAKEFNKDYKIIDTPKWKVNFILKNRELYKRNKKFIDKWLKKYNYLDWMKPTQQKMEWQAGADIDNIYEGLIQFRPSGIRVKRPNKFSTLVAMNQPQIIGKYKRRLTPKETKKLQSFPVDFALPIQNNIALKQLGNSVNIEVVKKVIQNMRSYAN, encoded by the coding sequence ATGGCAAAAATCAAAGACATTTCTAAAATTGATTATTCCTCAAAAAAAGAATACGGTAGTTTTTATCCAGTCTTAGAACACCAAGAAACACTTGATGGTGTGGAGGATGCCTTTCAAGTGGGGTTATTAGACCATTTTGAAACAGAAGAACATGACTATAATAAACCTGATTTTACTTTTATTGATTTATTTGCAGGTATTGGTGGCTTTCACCTCGCCGCTTCAAGCTTAGGTGGAAAGTGTGTTTTTGCCAGTGAGTTTGATGAAAATGCCCGAAAAACTTACGAAGCAAATTTTTTGAGGCACAATAAAGATTTATTTTATTCAGGCAACTTTGCAGGTGATATTACCAAGATTGACGAAAAGGACATCCCTAATTTTGATTTTTTATTTGCAGGTTTTCCTTGTCAGCCATTTTCTAAAGGAGGGCATAGAAAAGGCTTTGAAGACACGAGGGGTACTTTGTTCTTTGATGTCGCTAGAATTATAAAACACCATAATCCTAGTTACATACTACTTGAAAATGTACAAAATTTAGTCACTCACGATAATGGTAAAACATTTGAAACAATTTGCAATACTTTGGATGAATTGGGTTATGCAATAAATACCAGTCCTTTAATTTTAAGCCCTGATGATTTTGGAATCCCAGCCATTAGAAAGCGTATTTTTATACCAGCCATTAAAAAGGCGTTAATAAAAAAAGATAAATTTTCATTAAACCTTTCTACTTCTTTATCTTTAGCTAATGAAAAAGGAGCTTACGCTATTGTAGATAAAAAACCTGTTAATAAAGAGTTCTATATTTCTGATTATGAAACAAAAGTTTTAGAGGCTTGGAATGAATTTTATCTAGGTATTGATATTAAAGTCATTGGTTACCCAATATGGGCAAAGGAATTTAATAAAGACTATAAAATTATTGACACGCCAAAATGGAAGGTAAATTTTATTTTAAAAAATAGAGAACTTTATAAGCGTAATAAAAAATTTATTGACAAATGGCTAAAAAAATATAATTATTTAGATTGGATGAAACCAACACAACAAAAAATGGAATGGCAGGCTGGTGCAGATATTGATAATATTTATGAGGGCTTAATTCAATTTAGACCATCTGGTATTCGAGTCAAAAGACCTAATAAATTTTCAACTTTAGTGGCAATGAACCAACCGCAAATTATTGGAAAATACAAACGCAGATTAACGCCAAAGGAAACTAAGAAATTACAATCTTTTCCTGTTGATTTTGCACTACCTATCCAAAATAATATCGCTTTAAAACAACTAGGAAACTCTGTCAATATAGAAGTAGTTAAAAAAGTTATTCAAAATATGAGAAGTTATGCCAATTAA
- the purF gene encoding amidophosphoribosyltransferase yields the protein MCGIVGILSTTKKDTALYIYDALTIIQHRGQDAAGIVTSHKGRFYMRKSNGLVRNAFRAKHMAGLLGDMGIGHVRYPTAGSSSGAEAQPFYVNSPYGIAFAHNGNLTNTKELEKELFEQDLRHINTNSDSEILLNVFAGELAKLEKQRINEKDIFTSITQVHKRVRGAYAAVGMIPGYGIFGFRDPNGIRPLILGKRTTNGGTKYMLASESVALTALGYKVTRDITPGEGVVIDRKGNVFTKQCSDKAQYAPCIFEFVYFARPDSVIDNISVYKSRLRMGEKLAEKIQNEWNEKIDVVIPIPDTSRVAALQLAQKLGVKYSEGLIKNRYIARTFIMPGQKQRKKSVRQKLSAIELEFKGRNVLLVDDSIVRGTTSEQIVKMARDAGAKKVFFASAAPAVRYPNVYGIDMSSEKEFIAHGKTTEQVCEAIGADKLIYQNLEDLIWCVQQGNPDIKTFDNSCFDGKYVTGDIDKNYLQGIEDIRSDTVKQKHQSNESSELICNDVE from the coding sequence ATGTGCGGCATTGTCGGTATTTTATCCACCACAAAAAAAGACACAGCGCTTTATATTTATGATGCGTTAACCATTATTCAACACCGTGGACAAGATGCTGCTGGCATTGTTACTTCGCACAAAGGTCGCTTTTATATGCGTAAGTCAAATGGTCTGGTTAGAAACGCCTTTAGAGCCAAGCATATGGCTGGACTCTTAGGCGATATGGGTATTGGACATGTGCGTTATCCGACAGCAGGCAGCTCATCAGGTGCGGAGGCGCAACCGTTTTATGTCAATTCCCCTTACGGTATTGCTTTTGCTCATAATGGCAATTTAACCAATACAAAAGAATTGGAAAAAGAATTATTCGAACAGGATTTACGCCACATTAATACCAATTCTGATTCAGAAATCCTACTGAATGTATTCGCTGGAGAATTGGCAAAATTAGAAAAACAGCGCATTAATGAAAAAGATATTTTCACCTCAATTACCCAAGTACACAAAAGAGTCCGTGGCGCCTATGCAGCGGTTGGTATGATTCCAGGCTATGGTATTTTTGGTTTCCGCGACCCAAATGGCATTCGCCCATTGATTTTAGGCAAGCGCACCACGAATGGTGGTACTAAATATATGTTGGCATCAGAAAGCGTTGCACTCACAGCGTTGGGCTACAAGGTAACGCGTGACATCACGCCGGGTGAAGGTGTTGTGATTGATAGAAAAGGCAATGTTTTCACCAAGCAATGTTCAGACAAGGCTCAATACGCCCCTTGTATCTTTGAATTTGTTTATTTTGCCCGTCCAGATTCTGTGATTGACAATATTTCTGTGTATAAATCTCGCCTAAGAATGGGTGAAAAATTAGCAGAAAAAATCCAAAATGAGTGGAATGAAAAAATTGATGTGGTTATTCCAATTCCAGATACCTCGCGCGTAGCAGCCCTACAATTGGCACAAAAACTCGGCGTAAAATATTCCGAAGGCTTGATTAAAAATCGCTACATCGCTCGCACTTTCATTATGCCTGGACAAAAACAGCGTAAAAAATCAGTGCGTCAGAAGCTCAGCGCCATTGAACTTGAATTTAAAGGCAGAAATGTTTTATTGGTCGATGACTCTATCGTGCGTGGCACCACCAGCGAGCAAATTGTCAAAATGGCTCGTGATGCGGGCGCTAAAAAAGTCTTTTTTGCCTCCGCCGCTCCTGCGGTGCGTTATCCAAATGTTTACGGTATTGATATGTCAAGCGAGAAAGAATTTATTGCCCATGGCAAAACCACCGAGCAAGTGTGCGAAGCCATTGGTGCTGATAAATTAATTTATCAGAATTTAGAGGATTTAATTTGGTGCGTACAGCAAGGCAATCCGGATATTAAGACCTTTGATAATTCTTGTTTTGACGGTAAATATGTTACTGGTGATATTGATAAAAATTACCTACAAGGCATCGAAGATATACGCTCCGACACTGTCAAACAAAAACACCAATCCAACGAAAGTTCAGAACTTATCTGTAATGACGTAGAATAA